Proteins from a genomic interval of Granulicella sp. L56:
- a CDS encoding TonB-dependent receptor, whose protein sequence is MRRLTRWTMLGLVTLAGSGLSAGAQTAATGQAVAPATVTAQTAPAQAPVASGGTITGSVKAGAVPLPGVAVTATNTLTGKKYATTTDITGSFEMVIPRNGRYVVKAELAAFALETKEVLLDGGKPEQVAAFAMQLASRAAREEAQQAGAASSTRSGVGQGRGTQALSVSGDSDLADASAGTGVAGAQMPTLSGLGSGDQASADSVAVSGQMGQTNGLANYNEDEIRQRVEDAVARARTQGGVAGDMANAVVGMLGGMMGGPGGGGGGGGRGGRGGGGGGGGGGRGGFRGFNPSQPHGAIFYEGGNGALNAAPFSVASALGESGAQVVKPSSMSNRFGVSFVGSPFIPGLVKPSSKQFVFLNVTGQRNINPDIFNGTVPTLAERSGDFSALGQTLYDPTTGLPIPGNNLKNASVPISPQALALLNYYPAPNVPNAGPRNNYQTVTNAGQNSTSAALRYVRNFGQGGFGMGRRQAANAPKALRQNINFNGSYSHSATDSRNIFLPLGGTTASDGYGLTAAYTIGYGKLTNNASINWNRSHAMTENYFTNGLTNPGLQAGVLVGNSTIQSNQFYYGVPTISFGGSNAFTGLTNTAPNDTINQTISFSDFVSYRYGKHNMRYGGDIRRVHADSIGGTQVTPLGSFSFTGYATQNPASDCTASATTTCPASGSGFADFLLGMPQQASVQAGLNKTYLRANVYDWYGQDDWRAFANLTLTYGLRYEYFSPYVEKNNRLVNLDHNENFTAVEAVQPDQRGTYSGSFPRSLVNPDRSMYSPRFGFAYRVPSKLMKETVIRGGYGINYNTGQYSTIARQLANQQPFAVTQTNIAGQQGCGTLGQFTLAGAFNCSNALVQSNFSANLNYRLGHVQIWDLDIQRTLPLGIVANIGYDGSKGGNLDMVRAPNRTATGLLIPGAQAFNYEDSLGYSRLEALRINVRKRLQKGVSLQATYQYGHSIDDASSIGGGAQTVAQNDNDLNAEESNSSFDVRHKLTGNWVLELPFGPNRLFFTKGGLWSTITDGFSLSGDFTFSSGPYYTPSYQLTVQEAATGTTNSLRPDRDFGVPIRGEGKIGEWFNPAAFTTPATGQFGTASRNSIEGPGTVGVDASLSRTVQLGDTRSFEARVTAGNALNIVQYSGIDTTLNSPTFGQVTGAAQMRTLTVFARYRF, encoded by the coding sequence GTGCGTAGATTGACTCGATGGACGATGTTGGGCCTGGTAACACTCGCCGGGAGTGGCTTGTCTGCCGGAGCACAGACGGCGGCAACGGGACAGGCTGTGGCCCCGGCTACGGTGACGGCTCAAACTGCTCCGGCACAGGCCCCTGTTGCAAGCGGCGGAACGATTACGGGATCGGTGAAGGCAGGGGCGGTGCCGCTGCCGGGCGTTGCGGTGACCGCCACTAATACGCTGACGGGAAAGAAGTATGCGACGACGACCGACATTACGGGATCGTTTGAGATGGTGATACCGCGCAATGGGCGGTATGTGGTGAAGGCAGAGCTGGCGGCCTTTGCGTTAGAGACCAAAGAGGTGCTGCTGGACGGCGGTAAGCCGGAGCAGGTAGCGGCGTTTGCGATGCAGTTGGCCTCACGTGCGGCACGCGAAGAGGCGCAGCAGGCAGGAGCGGCGAGTTCGACGAGATCAGGAGTAGGACAGGGGCGGGGGACGCAGGCGCTGAGTGTCTCCGGAGACAGCGATCTGGCCGATGCCAGCGCCGGGACGGGCGTCGCTGGAGCCCAGATGCCTACGCTCTCCGGGTTGGGGAGCGGGGACCAGGCATCGGCGGATTCGGTTGCGGTGAGCGGGCAGATGGGACAGACGAATGGACTCGCCAACTATAACGAAGACGAGATTCGACAGCGGGTGGAGGACGCGGTTGCACGAGCAAGGACGCAGGGTGGGGTTGCGGGCGATATGGCGAATGCCGTGGTCGGAATGCTGGGTGGCATGATGGGAGGGCCGGGCGGCGGCGGTGGTGGGGGAGGCCGTGGTGGACGCGGCGGTGGTGGCGGTGGCGGTGGCGGTGGGCGCGGCGGGTTTCGCGGGTTCAATCCCTCGCAGCCGCATGGGGCGATCTTCTATGAGGGCGGTAATGGAGCATTGAATGCTGCGCCGTTCTCGGTGGCGTCAGCGCTGGGCGAGTCGGGAGCACAGGTGGTGAAGCCGTCGTCGATGTCGAACCGGTTTGGCGTGAGTTTTGTGGGATCGCCGTTTATACCGGGACTGGTGAAGCCGAGTTCGAAGCAGTTTGTGTTTTTGAATGTGACCGGGCAGCGGAACATCAACCCGGACATCTTCAACGGGACGGTGCCGACACTGGCGGAACGGAGTGGAGACTTTTCCGCGCTGGGGCAGACATTGTATGACCCGACGACGGGATTGCCGATACCGGGGAACAATCTCAAGAACGCTTCGGTCCCGATCTCGCCGCAGGCGCTGGCGCTGTTGAATTACTATCCGGCGCCGAACGTTCCTAATGCGGGGCCACGCAACAACTATCAGACTGTAACCAACGCGGGGCAGAATTCGACGTCGGCTGCGCTGCGCTATGTGCGGAACTTTGGGCAGGGTGGGTTCGGCATGGGGCGGCGGCAGGCTGCGAATGCTCCGAAGGCCCTGCGGCAGAACATCAACTTCAACGGAAGCTATTCGCATAGCGCCACTGACAGCCGAAATATCTTTCTGCCGCTGGGCGGAACAACGGCCTCCGATGGATATGGACTCACGGCGGCCTACACCATCGGTTATGGGAAGCTGACCAACAATGCCTCGATTAACTGGAACCGCTCGCACGCTATGACAGAGAACTACTTCACTAATGGATTGACCAACCCCGGGCTGCAGGCGGGGGTACTGGTGGGGAATTCCACGATCCAATCGAACCAGTTCTATTACGGCGTGCCGACGATCTCGTTCGGCGGCTCGAACGCCTTTACCGGGCTGACCAATACCGCTCCGAACGACACGATCAATCAGACCATCTCGTTCAGCGACTTTGTGAGCTATCGATATGGGAAACACAACATGCGCTATGGCGGAGATATTCGGCGCGTTCATGCCGACTCGATTGGCGGGACGCAGGTAACGCCGCTGGGATCATTCAGCTTTACGGGGTATGCGACGCAGAATCCTGCCAGCGATTGCACCGCTTCGGCGACCACGACCTGCCCGGCGAGCGGATCGGGATTCGCGGACTTCCTGCTGGGAATGCCGCAGCAGGCTTCGGTACAGGCGGGCTTGAACAAGACCTATCTGCGAGCGAATGTCTATGACTGGTATGGGCAGGATGACTGGCGAGCGTTTGCGAATCTGACGCTGACCTATGGGCTGCGTTATGAGTATTTTTCTCCTTACGTGGAGAAGAACAACCGACTGGTGAACCTGGACCACAATGAGAACTTTACTGCTGTGGAAGCAGTGCAGCCGGACCAGAGAGGCACTTACAGCGGAAGCTTTCCGCGGTCGCTGGTGAATCCCGACCGGTCGATGTATTCGCCACGATTTGGATTTGCGTATCGGGTGCCGTCGAAGCTGATGAAGGAGACGGTGATCCGCGGCGGCTATGGGATCAACTACAACACGGGCCAATATTCGACGATTGCGCGGCAACTGGCCAACCAACAGCCCTTTGCGGTGACGCAGACCAACATTGCGGGACAACAGGGCTGCGGCACGCTGGGGCAGTTTACGCTGGCGGGCGCGTTCAACTGCTCGAATGCGCTGGTGCAGAGTAACTTCAGTGCCAACCTGAACTATCGGCTGGGACATGTGCAGATATGGGACCTCGATATTCAGCGGACGCTGCCGTTAGGCATTGTTGCGAACATTGGCTACGACGGGTCGAAGGGCGGCAATCTCGACATGGTGCGCGCACCGAACCGGACGGCCACGGGCCTGCTGATTCCGGGAGCGCAGGCCTTCAACTATGAGGACTCGCTGGGATATTCGCGGTTGGAGGCGCTGCGCATCAATGTGCGGAAGCGGCTGCAGAAGGGCGTTTCGTTGCAGGCGACGTATCAGTATGGGCACTCCATCGACGATGCTTCGTCGATCGGTGGCGGAGCGCAGACAGTAGCGCAGAACGACAACGATCTAAATGCGGAGGAGAGCAACAGCTCCTTCGACGTTCGCCATAAGCTGACCGGCAACTGGGTGCTAGAACTGCCGTTTGGGCCTAACCGACTCTTCTTTACCAAGGGCGGATTGTGGTCCACCATAACGGATGGATTTTCACTCTCGGGGGACTTCACGTTTTCGTCGGGACCGTACTACACGCCGAGCTATCAGTTGACGGTGCAGGAGGCGGCAACCGGCACCACGAATTCGCTGCGCCCGGACCGGGATTTCGGCGTACCGATCCGTGGTGAAGGAAAGATTGGCGAATGGTTCAACCCGGCGGCCTTTACCACTCCTGCAACTGGGCAGTTCGGCACGGCGTCGCGCAACTCCATCGAAGGGCCGGGGACGGTGGGGGTGGATGCTTCGCTGTCGCGTACGGTGCAACTGGGCGATACGCGCTCGTTTGAGGCAAGGGTGACGGCAGGGAATGCGTTGAACATCGTGCAGTACTCGGGCATCGACACCACGCTGAACTCACCCACCTTTGGACAGGTGACGGGCGCAGCGCAGATGCGCACACTGACCGTATTTGCACGGTATCGGTTCTAA
- a CDS encoding VIT1/CCC1 transporter family protein, with protein sequence MHQVAHDSDSEHIEGHFESSATVRDIVIGLSDGLTVPFALAAGLSGAVASSRIVVLAGLAEIAAGSIAMGLGGYLAARGDAEHYISERHREEREIVERTQDEEEEIYEIFEQYAVDRTAAASVLASLKQNPKQWVNFMMRFELGLEEPAANRAHRSALTIAGSYIAGGIIPLLPYMLVSDNLAALKLSIVITLIALALFGALKGKLVGTGWLRSAIQTITIGGAAAAVAYTLARLLNSYHP encoded by the coding sequence ATGCACCAAGTCGCCCACGATTCCGACAGCGAACACATCGAAGGCCACTTCGAGTCCAGCGCCACCGTACGCGATATCGTGATCGGGCTCTCCGACGGACTCACCGTCCCCTTCGCCCTGGCCGCCGGTCTCTCCGGAGCCGTCGCGTCCTCTCGCATTGTGGTGCTCGCCGGCCTCGCCGAGATCGCTGCCGGCTCCATCGCCATGGGCCTCGGCGGCTACCTCGCCGCCCGCGGCGACGCCGAGCACTATATCTCCGAGCGTCACCGCGAAGAGCGCGAGATCGTCGAGCGCACCCAGGACGAAGAGGAAGAGATCTACGAGATCTTCGAGCAGTATGCGGTCGACCGCACCGCCGCCGCATCGGTCCTCGCCTCGCTCAAGCAGAACCCCAAACAATGGGTCAACTTCATGATGCGTTTCGAGCTTGGCCTCGAAGAGCCCGCCGCGAACCGCGCCCACCGCTCCGCCCTTACGATCGCCGGTTCTTACATCGCCGGGGGAATTATTCCGCTGCTCCCCTACATGCTGGTAAGCGACAATCTGGCAGCCCTCAAGCTCTCCATCGTCATCACCTTGATAGCTCTTGCTCTCTTTGGTGCGCTCAAAGGAAAGCTCGTAGGCACGGGATGGCTCCGCAGCGCCATCCAGACCATCACCATCGGCGGAGCCGCCGCCGCCGTAGCCTACACGTTGGCCCGCCTCCTCAACAGCTATCACCCATAG
- the moaC gene encoding cyclic pyranopterin monophosphate synthase MoaC: MDEKNDKLSHYDEAGQAHMVDVSVKAATRREAVATAFVELSEAVLAALPQNPKGNPLEVARFAGIQAAKRTSELIPMCHPLALSFVEVQATVVTGGVAIEATAATVAGTGVEMEAMVAASVAALTVYDMTKALDKGIRIREVVLQSKSGGKSGDYRREPSKTT, encoded by the coding sequence ATGGACGAAAAGAACGACAAGCTCTCCCACTACGACGAAGCCGGGCAGGCCCACATGGTCGACGTAAGCGTCAAGGCGGCGACCCGCCGCGAGGCCGTCGCCACCGCCTTCGTCGAGCTTTCGGAAGCAGTGCTGGCCGCGCTGCCGCAGAACCCCAAGGGCAATCCGCTGGAGGTCGCACGCTTTGCCGGAATCCAGGCCGCCAAGCGGACTTCGGAGCTGATTCCCATGTGCCACCCTCTCGCACTGAGCTTCGTGGAGGTGCAGGCCACCGTCGTCACAGGAGGAGTCGCCATCGAGGCCACGGCAGCCACCGTCGCCGGAACCGGGGTCGAGATGGAGGCGATGGTCGCCGCCTCGGTGGCCGCGCTTACGGTCTACGACATGACCAAGGCGCTCGATAAGGGCATCCGCATCCGCGAGGTCGTGCTTCAGAGCAAGAGCGGTGGAAAGAGTGGCGACTATCGCCGCGAGCCGTCGAAAACTACTTAA
- the egtD gene encoding L-histidine N(alpha)-methyltransferase gives MPSIAAAVPEAVDTTNHAVATEVRAGLTACPKTLSPWLFYDEAGSRLFEAITELPEYYLTRTERDIFAAHADEILQEAASGGKQRLTLIELGAGTATKTGILLAAAVRQQGSVVYQPVDVSESALVMASENISANIPGVSVRSQVADYTTQPLPLDRLAEFRTLALYIGSSIGNFSPDDAVALLRNVRAQLLPGDKLLVGTDLGPGKHKSAATLLAAYNDAGGTTAAFNRNVLERLNRELGADFDLAGFEHKAIWNESHSRIEMHLESRRRQKVHIPANSAGDALPLDFAAGETIHTENSYKFNPVSVERLLRSAGFAISRSWQDAQGLFAVSLATAV, from the coding sequence GTGCCATCTATTGCCGCCGCTGTACCGGAAGCTGTCGATACCACGAACCATGCAGTCGCCACCGAGGTTCGGGCCGGACTGACCGCTTGTCCCAAAACTCTCTCTCCGTGGCTTTTCTACGATGAGGCAGGCTCACGGCTCTTCGAGGCGATCACCGAATTGCCCGAGTATTACCTGACCCGGACCGAGCGCGACATCTTCGCCGCCCACGCGGACGAAATTCTGCAGGAAGCTGCCAGCGGAGGCAAACAAAGGCTTACGCTGATCGAACTGGGCGCGGGAACAGCGACCAAGACCGGCATCCTGCTGGCTGCCGCGGTGCGCCAGCAGGGAAGCGTGGTCTATCAGCCGGTCGATGTTTCGGAGTCTGCGCTGGTGATGGCGAGCGAAAATATCAGCGCCAATATTCCCGGCGTCAGCGTGCGCTCGCAGGTGGCCGATTACACCACCCAGCCGCTGCCGCTCGACCGGCTGGCGGAGTTTCGGACGCTGGCCCTCTATATCGGTTCGAGCATCGGCAACTTCTCACCTGACGATGCAGTCGCTCTGCTCCGTAATGTGCGTGCGCAGCTTTTGCCGGGAGACAAACTGCTGGTCGGCACCGACCTGGGGCCGGGCAAGCATAAGAGCGCGGCTACGCTGCTGGCGGCCTATAACGATGCTGGGGGAACGACGGCGGCCTTCAACCGCAATGTGCTCGAGCGGCTGAACCGGGAGCTTGGAGCGGACTTCGACCTTGCCGGGTTTGAGCATAAAGCTATTTGGAATGAGAGCCATTCGCGGATCGAGATGCATCTGGAGTCGCGCAGGCGGCAGAAGGTCCATATCCCCGCCAACTCGGCTGGGGATGCTTTGCCGCTGGATTTTGCAGCGGGCGAGACCATCCACACGGAGAACAGCTATAAGTTCAATCCGGTCAGCGTGGAAAGGCTCCTGCGGTCGGCTGGCTTCGCCATCAGCCGGAGCTGGCAGGATGCTCAGGGCTTGTTTGCTGTGAGTTTAGCCACGGCGGTTTAG
- a CDS encoding GNAT family N-acetyltransferase, with product MLNIRPATPADVPQILAFIRDLATYERDPDAVHATEADLHRDGFGPAPRFHCLIADWDNAPAGFALYFHNYSTWRGHSGIHVEDLFVLPEHRGRGIGKALLTCVAAIALEEGCHRLQWDVLEWNTPAIGFYEQMGATMMKEWRTMRVNHEGLPALAAQSKQL from the coding sequence ATGCTCAACATTCGCCCCGCCACTCCCGCCGACGTTCCCCAGATCCTCGCCTTCATCCGCGACCTCGCCACCTACGAGCGCGACCCCGACGCCGTCCACGCCACCGAGGCCGACCTGCACCGCGACGGTTTCGGCCCCGCACCACGCTTCCACTGCCTCATCGCCGACTGGGACAACGCCCCGGCAGGCTTCGCCCTCTACTTCCACAACTACTCCACCTGGCGCGGTCACTCCGGCATCCACGTCGAAGACCTCTTCGTGCTCCCCGAACATCGCGGCAGGGGAATCGGCAAGGCGCTGCTCACCTGCGTCGCCGCCATCGCCCTAGAAGAAGGATGCCACCGCCTGCAATGGGACGTGCTCGAGTGGAACACCCCCGCCATCGGCTTCTACGAGCAGATGGGCGCAACCATGATGAAGGAGTGGCGCACCATGCGCGTCAACCACGAAGGCCTGCCAGCGCTCGCCGCTCAAAGCAAACAGCTTTAG
- a CDS encoding thioredoxin domain-containing protein, translated as MLSIRNMIVAAAAGLMLVSTTPAMQAQFAGTGPRDNFRDTTVLRPPAGSKVAIIVFEDLGCPACARAHPIERQVAEQYHVPLLRYDFPLAQHIWTFQAAVDARYLQDKVSPKLADEYRSAVFLAQTSISSKDDLQQFTEHWLQQHGQKVPSAVDPGGALAAKVQADYDLGKRLNAEWTPTLVVVTRDNYQVVSGTAEGPNDPTKLAAVVEGALAQTKSAPAAHAVAHR; from the coding sequence TTGCTATCCATACGCAACATGATCGTAGCGGCCGCCGCTGGATTGATGCTGGTTTCGACCACACCCGCGATGCAGGCCCAGTTCGCCGGGACGGGTCCGCGCGACAACTTTCGCGACACCACCGTTCTGAGACCCCCTGCCGGAAGCAAGGTCGCCATCATCGTCTTCGAGGACCTGGGATGCCCGGCCTGCGCGCGCGCCCATCCGATCGAGAGGCAGGTGGCCGAACAGTACCATGTGCCGCTGCTGCGTTACGATTTCCCGCTCGCACAGCACATCTGGACCTTCCAGGCCGCGGTCGATGCGCGTTATCTGCAGGACAAGGTGAGCCCTAAGCTTGCGGACGAGTATCGCAGCGCCGTGTTCCTTGCGCAGACGTCGATCTCGAGCAAGGACGACCTGCAGCAGTTTACCGAGCACTGGTTGCAACAACATGGGCAGAAGGTGCCGTCCGCCGTCGATCCCGGTGGCGCGCTGGCCGCCAAGGTACAGGCGGACTATGATCTGGGCAAACGCCTCAATGCGGAGTGGACGCCGACTTTGGTGGTGGTGACCCGCGATAACTATCAGGTCGTGAGCGGAACCGCTGAGGGACCAAACGATCCGACCAAGCTCGCTGCGGTTGTGGAAGGCGCTCTCGCGCAGACGAAGAGTGCTCCGGCTGCTCATGCTGTGGCGCACAGGTAG
- a CDS encoding 3-deoxy-D-manno-octulosonic acid transferase, with translation MGVYSALLLAALILGAPWWLLRMATSGRYRAGLAGRLGFVPTQLRTAVTGRETVWVHAVSVGEVMAATQLIRELSAERPEWLIAVSTTTATGQRLAKQRLPELPVFYLPLDFAFVVRRYLRVLQPKMLVLMESELWPNLILQCAKAGVPMAVVNARVSDRSFPRYLRLRRLWRPLLEKISLFLAQSEETAERLVRIGAPADRVRVTGNLKYDLREGRESPLVAMLREQLPAQARVVVCGSTLDGEEKILLAAWPTVTAAEPNAVMVLAPRHPDRFAAVAAMVGAGGFTVIRASEFREQPRPVAAGSIFLLDTIGDLAAMYSLGALAFVGGSLVAAGGHNPLEPARFSVPVLMGESFQNFREIVHVLQVHNAIRIVSTTAIAETLAAMLHHTDEAKAMGQRGRKVFDAQAGATGRTVQALSALSKESVVSGR, from the coding sequence ATGGGTGTGTATAGCGCGCTTCTGCTGGCGGCCCTGATATTGGGCGCGCCGTGGTGGCTGCTGCGCATGGCGACCAGCGGGCGGTATCGCGCCGGGCTGGCGGGGCGGCTGGGATTCGTGCCGACGCAGTTGCGTACTGCGGTTACGGGGCGCGAGACGGTTTGGGTTCATGCGGTCTCGGTCGGCGAGGTGATGGCGGCTACGCAGCTGATTCGTGAGTTGAGCGCGGAGCGGCCGGAGTGGCTGATCGCGGTCTCGACGACGACGGCGACCGGGCAGCGGTTGGCAAAGCAGCGCCTGCCGGAGCTTCCGGTGTTCTACCTGCCGCTGGATTTTGCCTTTGTCGTCCGGCGCTATCTGCGCGTCTTGCAGCCGAAGATGCTGGTGCTGATGGAGAGCGAGCTTTGGCCGAACCTGATTCTGCAATGTGCCAAGGCTGGGGTGCCGATGGCGGTGGTGAATGCGCGGGTGTCCGACCGGTCGTTCCCGCGTTATCTGCGGCTGCGGCGGCTTTGGCGGCCATTGCTTGAGAAGATCTCGCTGTTTCTGGCGCAGAGCGAAGAGACGGCGGAGCGGCTGGTGCGGATTGGCGCTCCTGCAGACCGGGTGCGAGTTACGGGGAATTTGAAGTATGACCTGCGCGAAGGGCGCGAGTCTCCGCTGGTGGCGATGCTGCGCGAGCAGTTGCCAGCACAGGCGCGGGTGGTCGTCTGCGGCTCGACGCTCGATGGCGAAGAAAAGATCTTGCTGGCAGCGTGGCCTACGGTGACCGCTGCTGAGCCGAATGCGGTGATGGTGCTGGCACCGCGACATCCGGACAGGTTTGCCGCGGTTGCCGCAATGGTTGGTGCAGGTGGATTTACTGTGATTCGCGCAAGCGAGTTCCGCGAGCAACCCCGGCCGGTTGCAGCGGGCAGCATCTTTCTGCTGGATACGATTGGCGACCTCGCCGCGATGTATTCGCTGGGAGCGCTGGCGTTCGTGGGCGGCAGCCTGGTCGCAGCGGGCGGGCATAATCCTCTGGAACCGGCGCGGTTCAGCGTTCCTGTGCTGATGGGGGAGTCGTTTCAAAACTTTCGCGAGATCGTGCACGTCCTACAGGTGCACAATGCGATTCGCATTGTTTCGACAACAGCAATTGCGGAGACGCTTGCTGCTATGCTGCATCACACAGACGAGGCAAAGGCCATGGGTCAGCGCGGGCGCAAGGTCTTCGACGCACAGGCGGGCGCGACAGGGCGAACGGTCCAGGCGTTGAGTGCGTTATCGAAAGAGAGTGTGGTGAGTGGGCGATGA
- the egtB gene encoding ergothioneine biosynthesis protein EgtB: MPSSTATQSAATTLLARYQAIRKATTRLCTPLSPEDLMVQSSPEASPVKWHLAHTTWFFETFVLREHVAAYKPFHPDFHWLFNSYYNSLGDMPEKKLRASFSRPSVDVILAYRAHVDAAIERFLQQPVVSGAIQRITLGLHHEQQHQELIATDIKHAFFTNPLHPAYLAASGQKNEAIAPPLEWSRFSPGLTEIGFTPNPAANDVFAFDNETPRHSVYIAPFALANRLVTCAEYLAFIDQNGYTRPELWLSEGWTALHSENWQAPLYWQRDSETKSGWCVYTLHGFQALEDLSETPVCHLSFFEADAYARWAGYRLPTEYEWEYAATHSVPAAGTEANLLESNNLHPTPASHASGLQQLYGDVWEWTQSGYTGYPGYKPLPGALGEYNGKFMSSQVVLRGGSCVTPATHIRPTYRNFFTPGTRWQFSGLRLAKDTPERAKIVER, from the coding sequence ATGCCCTCCTCTACCGCAACCCAGTCTGCCGCCACCACCCTTCTTGCGCGTTACCAGGCCATCCGCAAAGCGACCACCCGCCTCTGTACCCCGCTCTCGCCCGAAGACCTCATGGTCCAGTCCAGTCCCGAGGCCAGCCCGGTCAAATGGCATCTTGCCCACACCACCTGGTTCTTCGAGACCTTCGTCCTCCGCGAGCACGTCGCCGCCTACAAGCCCTTCCATCCCGACTTCCACTGGCTCTTCAACAGCTACTACAACTCGCTCGGCGACATGCCCGAGAAGAAGCTCCGCGCCTCCTTCTCCCGCCCCTCCGTTGACGTGATCCTCGCCTATCGCGCCCATGTCGACGCCGCCATCGAACGCTTCCTCCAGCAGCCTGTCGTCTCCGGGGCCATCCAGCGCATCACCCTCGGCCTCCATCACGAGCAGCAGCACCAGGAGCTGATCGCCACCGACATCAAGCACGCCTTCTTTACCAACCCGCTCCACCCCGCCTATCTGGCGGCTTCTGGGCAGAAGAACGAAGCCATCGCTCCTCCGCTTGAGTGGTCCCGCTTCTCCCCCGGCCTTACTGAGATCGGTTTCACCCCGAATCCCGCAGCCAACGATGTATTCGCCTTCGACAACGAGACCCCGCGCCACAGCGTCTACATCGCCCCCTTCGCTCTTGCGAACCGTCTCGTCACCTGCGCCGAATATCTCGCCTTCATCGACCAGAACGGCTACACCCGCCCCGAGTTGTGGCTCTCCGAAGGCTGGACCGCTTTGCACAGCGAAAACTGGCAGGCCCCGCTCTACTGGCAGCGCGACAGCGAGACCAAGTCCGGCTGGTGCGTCTATACCCTGCACGGCTTTCAGGCGCTCGAAGACCTCAGCGAAACCCCGGTCTGTCATCTCAGCTTCTTCGAGGCCGACGCCTACGCCCGCTGGGCAGGCTACCGTCTCCCCACCGAATACGAGTGGGAGTACGCCGCCACCCATTCCGTTCCAGCCGCTGGCACCGAGGCCAACCTGCTTGAATCCAACAACCTGCACCCTACCCCGGCCAGCCACGCCTCGGGCCTGCAACAGCTCTATGGGGATGTGTGGGAGTGGACGCAATCGGGTTATACCGGCTACCCCGGTTACAAGCCATTGCCCGGCGCGCTCGGCGAATACAACGGCAAGTTCATGTCCAGCCAGGTGGTCCTCCGTGGAGGCTCCTGCGTTACCCCGGCCACCCACATCCGTCCCACCTATCGCAACTTCTTCACGCCCGGCACCCGCTGGCAGTTCTCCGGCCTCCGGCTGGCCAAAGATACCCCCGAAAGAGCCAAAATAGTTGAACGGTAA
- the lpxK gene encoding tetraacyldisaccharide 4'-kinase, giving the protein MRLRRPLLLPLSPLYGAALAVKRLAFRTGWLKQRRLANVVISVGSVSAGGAGKTPVVMTLAGMLRRRGYAVTILTRGFGRAPKTVERVEPYGDAAWFGDEPVLLAQRTGVPVFVGADRYSAGVLAEQTEAAGKIAVHLLDDGFQHRKLARDIDIVLLTQEDVDDALLPAGNLREPLSTLREADIIVVREEEAAKLQRFLSDLPRKKKPAVTWVIKRRLSLDGDGEKPLSARPLAFCGIARPKGFTAMLVAEGCRPVEMIVFADHHAYIDGDINRLLEAARQYGANGFVTTEKDAVKLTPAMRERLETVGPLVVARLGIEFSDELEALLQLIAMEKRLDRRSQNR; this is encoded by the coding sequence ATGAGACTCCGCAGACCACTGCTGCTGCCGCTGTCTCCACTGTATGGAGCGGCGCTGGCTGTCAAGCGGCTGGCGTTTCGGACTGGCTGGCTGAAGCAGCGGCGTCTGGCGAACGTGGTCATCAGCGTGGGCAGCGTGTCGGCAGGCGGCGCGGGAAAGACGCCAGTTGTGATGACGCTGGCCGGGATGCTGCGGCGACGCGGCTATGCGGTCACGATTCTAACGCGGGGCTTTGGCCGCGCTCCTAAAACAGTCGAGCGCGTAGAGCCGTATGGCGATGCCGCGTGGTTTGGCGATGAGCCGGTGCTGCTGGCGCAACGAACCGGCGTGCCTGTGTTTGTCGGTGCCGACCGCTATAGCGCGGGAGTGCTGGCGGAGCAGACCGAGGCGGCGGGAAAGATCGCCGTGCATCTGCTCGACGACGGCTTTCAACATCGAAAGCTGGCCCGCGATATCGATATTGTGCTGCTGACACAGGAGGACGTGGACGATGCGCTGCTGCCTGCGGGCAATCTGCGGGAGCCTCTGTCGACGCTGCGCGAGGCCGACATCATCGTGGTGCGAGAAGAAGAGGCGGCGAAGCTGCAGCGCTTTCTCAGCGATCTTCCGCGAAAGAAGAAGCCAGCCGTGACATGGGTGATCAAACGGCGGCTCAGCCTCGATGGCGATGGGGAGAAGCCGTTGTCGGCGCGGCCATTGGCCTTCTGCGGCATTGCCAGGCCGAAAGGATTTACCGCCATGCTGGTGGCGGAGGGTTGCCGCCCGGTGGAGATGATTGTCTTTGCTGACCACCATGCGTATATCGATGGCGACATCAACCGGCTGCTCGAAGCAGCGCGGCAGTACGGCGCAAACGGTTTTGTGACCACGGAGAAAGACGCGGTAAAGCTCACGCCAGCGATGCGCGAGCGCCTGGAGACCGTGGGGCCGCTGGTGGTGGCGCGGTTGGGCATCGAGTTCTCGGACGAGCTGGAAGCGCTGTTGCAGTTGATCGCAATGGAAAAGCGCCTCGACCGCCGCAGCCAGAATCGTTGA